From the genome of Streptomyces sp. NBC_01317, one region includes:
- the glgX gene encoding glycogen debranching protein GlgX: MTSAAEQEAVRESVRERGRAETGIRRLDVWPGAATPLGARYRVGPDGVAGTNFALWAGGAEAVEVCLFDDGPRGPGTIETRLPLTELTHEIWHGFVPGVRPGQRYGFRVHGRWDPWTGARWNPAKLLLDPYARAVDGDFRLPPEVYGHVRDWPQRQVADTVRDERDSAPYVPKGVVVHDDAPDDEWADDRRPKTPWADSVIYELHVKGFTKLHPGIPEELRGTYAGLAHPAAIDHLQRLGVTAVELLPVHQFAHEDHLLRRGLHNYWGYNSIGYFAPHAGYAAGGTRGQQVEEFKEMVRALHAAGIEVILDVVYNHTAEAGEQGPTLSLRGIDNRGYYRLQSDPRAYTDYTGCGNTLHVVQPHVLRLITDSLRYWVTEMGVDGFRFDLAAALARSMHDVDMLSPFLAVIAQDPVLRRVKLIAEPWDVGNGGYQVGAFPPLWTEWNDRYRDAVRDFWRGALPDVRDLGYRLSGSSDLYAWGGRRPYASVNFITAHDGFTLRDLVSYEHKRNEANGEDNRDGTNDNRSWNCGVEGESDDPAVNTLRRRQLRNLLTTLLVSTGVPMLVAGDEMGRTQGGSNNAYCQDNAVSWLDWSLLDQPGAHGLYRLTRRLLALRHAHPVLRRRAFFSGRPQAPDGLADLAWFTPRGTEMTDDDWYAPASTLGLFLSGRDIPGRDARGEKITDDSFLTVLHAGPEPVEFVLPGPPWAEAYELVVDTSLEEQTEEPGTVHEGGAGVTLPGRSVLLFRVRAEPGATG; encoded by the coding sequence GTGACGAGCGCAGCCGAGCAGGAGGCAGTGCGGGAATCGGTGCGGGAGAGGGGGAGAGCGGAGACCGGCATACGCCGCCTGGACGTGTGGCCCGGGGCGGCCACCCCGCTCGGGGCGCGCTACCGCGTCGGGCCCGACGGCGTCGCGGGCACCAACTTCGCGCTCTGGGCCGGGGGCGCCGAGGCCGTCGAGGTGTGCCTCTTCGACGACGGCCCGCGCGGTCCCGGGACGATCGAGACCCGGCTGCCGCTGACCGAGCTGACCCATGAGATCTGGCACGGCTTCGTGCCCGGCGTCCGCCCTGGCCAGCGGTACGGCTTCCGGGTCCACGGCCGCTGGGACCCCTGGACCGGCGCCCGCTGGAACCCGGCGAAGCTGCTGCTCGACCCGTACGCCCGCGCGGTCGACGGCGACTTCCGGCTGCCGCCCGAGGTCTACGGCCATGTGCGCGACTGGCCGCAGCGGCAGGTCGCCGACACCGTCCGCGACGAGCGCGACTCCGCCCCGTACGTCCCCAAGGGCGTGGTGGTCCACGACGACGCGCCCGACGACGAGTGGGCCGACGACCGCCGCCCGAAGACCCCCTGGGCCGACTCCGTCATCTACGAACTGCACGTGAAGGGCTTCACCAAGCTCCACCCCGGCATCCCGGAGGAGCTGCGCGGCACGTACGCGGGCCTGGCCCATCCCGCCGCGATCGACCACCTCCAGCGGCTCGGCGTGACCGCCGTCGAGCTGCTCCCGGTGCACCAGTTCGCCCATGAGGACCACCTGTTGCGCCGGGGCCTGCACAACTACTGGGGCTACAACTCGATCGGCTACTTCGCCCCGCACGCGGGGTACGCGGCGGGCGGCACCCGGGGCCAGCAGGTCGAGGAGTTCAAGGAAATGGTCCGCGCCCTGCACGCGGCGGGCATCGAGGTCATCCTGGACGTGGTCTACAACCACACCGCCGAGGCCGGCGAGCAGGGCCCGACCCTCTCCCTGCGGGGCATCGACAACCGCGGCTACTACCGCCTCCAGTCCGACCCCCGCGCCTACACGGACTACACGGGCTGCGGCAACACCCTCCACGTCGTCCAGCCGCACGTCCTGCGCCTGATCACCGACTCGCTGCGCTACTGGGTCACGGAGATGGGCGTCGACGGCTTCCGCTTCGACCTGGCGGCGGCCCTGGCCCGCTCCATGCACGACGTCGACATGCTGTCGCCGTTCCTCGCGGTGATCGCCCAGGACCCGGTGCTGCGCCGGGTGAAGCTGATCGCGGAGCCGTGGGACGTCGGCAACGGCGGCTACCAGGTGGGGGCCTTCCCGCCGCTGTGGACGGAGTGGAACGACCGGTACCGCGACGCCGTACGGGACTTCTGGCGCGGCGCGCTGCCCGACGTGAGGGATCTCGGCTACCGGCTGTCCGGGTCCAGCGACCTGTACGCGTGGGGCGGCCGGCGGCCGTACGCCTCCGTCAACTTCATCACCGCCCACGACGGCTTCACCCTGCGCGACCTGGTGTCGTACGAGCACAAGCGCAACGAGGCGAACGGCGAGGACAACCGGGACGGGACGAACGACAACCGCTCCTGGAACTGCGGGGTGGAGGGCGAGAGCGACGACCCGGCCGTCAACACCCTCCGGCGGCGCCAGCTGCGCAACCTGCTCACCACGCTGCTGGTGTCGACGGGTGTGCCGATGCTGGTCGCGGGCGACGAGATGGGCCGTACGCAAGGGGGCAGCAACAACGCCTACTGCCAGGACAACGCGGTCAGCTGGCTCGACTGGTCGCTGCTGGACCAGCCGGGCGCGCACGGCCTGTACCGGCTGACGCGCCGCCTGCTGGCGCTGCGGCACGCGCATCCCGTCCTGCGCCGCCGAGCCTTCTTCTCCGGCCGGCCGCAGGCGCCCGACGGGCTGGCGGACCTCGCGTGGTTCACCCCGCGCGGTACGGAGATGACGGACGACGACTGGTACGCGCCGGCCTCGACGCTCGGGCTCTTCCTCTCCGGGCGGGACATCCCGGGGCGGGACGCGCGGGGCGAGAAGATCACGGACGACAGCTTCCTCACGGTCCTGCACGCGGGTCCGGAGCCGGTGGAGTTCGTCCTGCCGGGCCCGCCGTGGGCGGAGGCGTACGAACTGGTCGTGGACACCTCGCTGGAGGAGCAGACGGAGGAGCCGGGCACGGTCCACGAGGGAGGGGCGGGTGTGACGCTGCCGGGGAGGTCGGTGCTGCTGTTCCGGGTGCGGGCGGAGCCGGGTGCCACCGGGTGA
- a CDS encoding ABC transporter ATP-binding protein yields MPEKHAATKERSTAQSLLRLWPYVRPVRHRLAGAAFVAIVASCLGLVFPLILKWMVDGPVTDRDTGGIWRGALYLLLLGIAEAVLFGFRRWLVARPLAGVEASMRADLYRHLQRLPVAFHDRWPSGQLLSRGTTDLMLLRMFFAFPLTFLLVNAVTILAGFVILLMQEWSLGLVLLAPVVPLVVLCSLFESRYTAVARQAQDQVGDLTTVVEEGVLGIRIIKGFGRHRSQSRAFHALAGTLRTTELAKARLLAAIWALIMTLPELAIGAALVLGTIQVADGDLSAGTLVAFLSTALALRWPVESLGFLLAMSQESATATERFFEVMDVPEEVEDDADAAGTGSAAPEGAGGLRFEGVSFRYPDAEADSVPVLDRIDLHIRPGETMALVGATGSGKTTLTALVPRLHEVTAGRITLDGQDVGLMPRARLRELVSVAFEEPTLFSASVGENVLMGAEGAGEEALGRALDVAQAGFVKDLPEGTATQVGEQGHSLSGGQRQRLALARAVVGRPRFLVLDDPLSALDVHTEALVEAALRRVLRETTALVVAHRPSTVLLADRVALISGGRITAVGTHQELLRSSEEYAWLMSGASAGAGAAEALEAAQAAEVVEAAEAMEAVEAAEENAR; encoded by the coding sequence ATGCCCGAAAAACATGCAGCCACCAAGGAACGGTCCACCGCGCAGTCCCTGCTGCGACTGTGGCCCTACGTGCGACCCGTACGCCACCGCCTCGCAGGTGCGGCTTTTGTCGCGATCGTCGCGTCCTGCCTCGGCCTGGTCTTCCCCCTGATCCTCAAGTGGATGGTGGACGGCCCGGTCACCGACCGGGACACCGGCGGCATCTGGCGGGGAGCGCTGTACCTGCTGCTCCTGGGGATCGCCGAGGCGGTGCTGTTCGGGTTCCGGCGGTGGCTGGTGGCGCGCCCGCTGGCCGGGGTCGAGGCGTCGATGCGCGCCGACCTCTACCGGCACCTGCAACGGCTCCCGGTCGCCTTCCACGACCGCTGGCCGTCGGGGCAGCTGCTCTCGCGCGGTACGACGGACCTGATGCTGCTGCGGATGTTCTTCGCGTTCCCGCTCACGTTCCTGTTGGTCAACGCGGTCACGATCCTGGCCGGCTTTGTGATCCTGCTCATGCAGGAGTGGTCGCTCGGGCTGGTGCTGCTCGCTCCCGTCGTGCCGCTGGTCGTCCTCTGCTCGCTCTTCGAGTCGCGGTACACCGCGGTCGCCCGGCAGGCGCAGGACCAGGTCGGGGATCTGACGACGGTGGTCGAGGAGGGTGTGCTCGGCATCCGGATCATCAAGGGCTTCGGCCGGCATCGCAGCCAGTCCCGCGCCTTTCACGCGCTCGCCGGGACGCTGCGGACCACCGAGCTGGCCAAGGCCCGGCTGCTGGCGGCCATCTGGGCGCTGATCATGACGCTCCCGGAGCTGGCCATCGGCGCGGCGCTGGTGCTGGGCACGATCCAGGTGGCGGACGGTGACCTGTCGGCGGGCACGCTGGTGGCGTTCCTGTCGACGGCGCTGGCGCTGCGGTGGCCGGTGGAGTCGCTGGGGTTCCTGCTGGCGATGAGCCAGGAGTCGGCGACGGCGACCGAGCGATTCTTCGAGGTGATGGACGTACCGGAAGAGGTCGAGGACGACGCCGACGCGGCGGGTACGGGGAGCGCGGCGCCGGAGGGCGCGGGCGGGCTGCGGTTCGAGGGGGTGTCGTTCCGCTATCCGGACGCCGAGGCGGACTCCGTGCCCGTACTGGACCGGATCGACCTGCACATCAGGCCGGGCGAGACGATGGCGCTGGTCGGGGCGACCGGTTCCGGCAAGACGACGCTGACCGCGCTGGTCCCCCGGCTGCACGAGGTGACGGCGGGGCGGATCACGCTCGACGGCCAGGACGTCGGGCTGATGCCGCGCGCACGGCTGCGGGAGCTGGTGTCGGTGGCGTTCGAGGAGCCGACGCTGTTCTCGGCGAGTGTCGGGGAGAACGTGCTGATGGGCGCGGAGGGCGCGGGCGAGGAGGCCCTGGGGCGGGCGCTGGACGTGGCCCAGGCCGGGTTCGTGAAGGATCTGCCGGAGGGTACGGCGACCCAGGTCGGCGAGCAGGGTCACAGCCTCTCGGGGGGCCAGCGCCAACGGCTCGCGCTGGCGCGGGCGGTGGTGGGACGGCCGCGCTTCCTGGTGCTGGACGATCCGCTCTCGGCGCTGGACGTGCACACGGAGGCGCTGGTGGAGGCTGCCCTGCGGCGGGTGCTGCGGGAGACCACCGCGCTGGTGGTGGCGCACCGGCCTTCGACGGTGCTGCTGGCGGACCGGGTGGCGCTGATCTCGGGGGGCCGGATCACGGCGGTCGGCACGCATCAGGAGCTGCTGCGGAGCAGTGAGGAGTACGCGTGGCTGATGTCGGGCGCGAGCGCGGGAGCGGGGGCCGCCGAAGCGCTGGAGGCTGCACAGGCCGCCGAGGTTGTCGAGGCCGCTGAGGCCATGGAGGCTGTTGAGGCCGCGGAGGAGAACGCCCGATGA
- a CDS encoding ABC transporter ATP-binding protein: MSTSTSTGTDTGGGQPADGTATAVTAAAPSLTKAPSSGDPFDRDALPAPPRATGTLLRSLLRAHRPRVIVATLLLLLQQAASQAGPLLVAYAIDRGVPAFRDGDHGPVVAVGAGYLICALGSGGFQWAFILASARINQDVLLDLRGRIFRHAQALSVDFHERYTSGRLISRSTTDVESLRELLSEGLQELIAVVLAFVYISAMLLYLDLGLGALAVISFVPLYLLVRLYQKRAGRIFGIRSTAIAAVIVKFAETMNGIRPVQAFRRERANDADFERLNDRHRLSNGDALLEMARYVVGSRLVANVAVAGIVLWGAYRVADGTLALGVLAAAVLYLRRLYDPIDRLGMFLNSYQSAAASLEKIAGLLAQTPSVPEAASPRPLPALAGDLPGREVVFDGVSFSYRTGGEILPRFDLTLPAGQTVAVVGSTGAGKSTLAKLLARFYDPTEGRVLLDGVDLRELDTPELRRGIVMVTQEAFLFSGTVAENIAIGRPDATREEIEGAARAIGAHEFIATLPDGYDTDVRKRGGRISAGQRQLVAFARALLADPAVLILDEATSSLDIPGERAVQRAMDTVLRGRTAVVIAHRLSTVEIADRVLVMEHGRVVEDGRPADLVAGTGRFAGLHRAWRDSLA, from the coding sequence ATGAGTACGTCCACCTCGACCGGTACGGACACGGGCGGCGGGCAGCCCGCGGACGGCACCGCCACTGCCGTCACCGCCGCCGCGCCCTCCCTCACGAAGGCTCCGTCGTCCGGCGACCCCTTCGACCGTGACGCCCTGCCCGCTCCCCCGCGCGCCACCGGCACCCTGCTGCGCTCGCTGCTGCGCGCCCACCGCCCCCGGGTGATCGTGGCCACGCTGCTCCTGCTGCTCCAGCAGGCCGCGTCCCAGGCGGGCCCGCTGCTCGTCGCGTACGCCATCGACCGGGGGGTGCCGGCGTTCCGCGACGGCGACCACGGTCCCGTCGTCGCCGTCGGGGCCGGGTATCTGATCTGCGCGCTGGGCTCGGGCGGCTTCCAGTGGGCGTTCATCCTGGCCTCCGCGCGGATCAACCAGGACGTGCTCCTCGACCTGCGCGGCCGGATCTTCCGCCACGCCCAGGCGCTGAGTGTGGACTTCCACGAGCGCTACACCTCGGGCCGGCTGATCTCCCGGTCGACCACGGACGTGGAGTCGCTGCGGGAGCTGCTCAGCGAGGGCCTCCAGGAACTCATCGCGGTGGTACTGGCGTTCGTCTACATCTCGGCGATGCTGCTCTACCTGGACCTGGGGCTCGGCGCGCTGGCCGTGATCTCGTTCGTGCCGCTGTATCTGCTCGTACGGCTCTACCAGAAGCGGGCGGGCCGGATCTTCGGCATCCGCTCGACCGCGATCGCCGCCGTCATCGTGAAGTTCGCGGAGACGATGAACGGCATCCGGCCGGTGCAGGCCTTCCGCCGCGAGCGCGCCAACGACGCGGACTTCGAGCGGCTCAACGACCGGCACCGGCTCAGCAACGGCGACGCCCTGCTGGAGATGGCCCGTTACGTCGTCGGCTCCCGGCTCGTCGCGAACGTGGCGGTCGCCGGGATCGTGCTCTGGGGCGCGTACCGGGTGGCGGACGGCACGCTGGCGCTGGGGGTGCTGGCCGCGGCGGTGCTCTACCTGCGGCGGCTGTACGACCCGATCGACCGGCTCGGGATGTTCCTCAACTCGTACCAGTCGGCGGCGGCTTCCCTGGAGAAGATCGCGGGGCTGCTGGCCCAGACGCCCTCGGTGCCGGAGGCCGCGTCGCCGCGTCCGCTGCCGGCCCTCGCGGGCGATCTGCCGGGCCGCGAGGTCGTCTTCGACGGGGTGAGCTTCTCGTACCGTACGGGCGGTGAGATCCTGCCGCGCTTCGACCTGACCCTCCCGGCCGGCCAGACGGTCGCGGTCGTCGGCTCGACGGGCGCGGGCAAGTCCACGCTCGCCAAGCTGCTGGCGCGCTTCTACGACCCGACGGAGGGCCGCGTCCTGCTCGACGGGGTCGACCTGCGCGAGCTGGACACCCCCGAACTGCGGCGCGGGATCGTGATGGTGACGCAGGAGGCGTTCCTGTTCTCCGGCACGGTCGCGGAGAACATCGCGATCGGCCGCCCGGACGCGACCCGCGAGGAGATCGAGGGGGCGGCGAGGGCCATCGGGGCGCACGAGTTCATCGCGACGCTGCCGGACGGGTACGACACGGACGTCCGCAAGCGGGGCGGCCGCATCTCCGCGGGCCAGCGCCAGTTGGTGGCCTTCGCGCGGGCCCTGCTCGCCGACCCGGCGGTGCTGATCCTCGACGAGGCGACCAGTTCGCTGGACATCCCGGGCGAGCGGGCGGTGCAGCGGGCGATGGACACGGTCCTGCGCGGCCGTACGGCGGTGGTGATCGCCCACCGCCTCTCGACGGTCGAGATCGCGGACCGGGTGCTGGTGATGGAACACGGCCGCGTCGTGGAGGACGGCCGCCCGGCGGACCTCGTGGCGGGCACGGGCCGCTTCGCGGGCCTGCACCGCGCGTGGCGCGACAGCCTGGCGTGA
- a CDS encoding M4 family metallopeptidase, protein MRPTPSRRATATGALIAAAALLTVGVQAGTATAQPDSAPKAPVAGKADPGALPRDLSPAQRTALIKAADASKAETAKELGLGAQEKLAVRDVVQDVDGTTHTRFERTYAGLPVLGGDLIVEETKAGKTESVTKSSKAVLKNVDLSADVTPAVAEKQALGLAVADGSKKTAAERAPRKVVWAANGTPTLAYETVVGGLQQDGTPNELHVITDAATGKKIFEYQGVDNGVGNTQYSGQVTLGSLQSGSTWNLTDSTRGSHKTYNLNRGTSGTGTLFSGPDDVWGNGVASNTETAGADAAYGAAETWDYFKNVHGRTGIRGDGVGAYSRVHYGNNYVNAFWQDSCFCMTYGDGSGNAKPLTSIDVAAHEMSHGVTANTAGLIYSGESGGLNEATSDIFAAAVEFYSNQPADPADYLVGEKIDINGNGTPLRYMDKPSKDGASKDAWYSGLGGIDVHYSSGPANHFFYLLSEGSGVKTINGVTYDSPTSDGLPVTGIGRAKAEQIWFKALSTKFGTSTNYAAARTGTLAVASDLYGGTSSVEYKAVQDAWAAINVGTRSGTPPPDPSKVFESTTQVAIPDNGAAVTSTVNVTGITGNAPTNLQVSVDITHTWRGDLVIDLVAPDGTAYRVKAASSGDSADNVVETYTVNASSEVANGAWKLKVQDVAAADTGRINSFKLQF, encoded by the coding sequence GTGAGACCCACGCCCAGCCGTCGTGCCACCGCGACCGGCGCTCTGATCGCCGCAGCAGCTCTTCTCACCGTCGGTGTGCAGGCAGGTACCGCCACCGCACAGCCCGACAGCGCCCCCAAGGCACCGGTCGCCGGCAAGGCGGACCCCGGTGCGCTGCCGCGCGATCTCTCCCCCGCCCAGCGCACCGCGCTGATAAAGGCGGCCGACGCTTCCAAGGCGGAGACCGCCAAGGAGCTCGGCCTGGGCGCACAGGAGAAGCTCGCGGTCCGTGACGTCGTGCAGGACGTCGACGGCACCACGCACACCCGCTTCGAGCGCACCTACGCGGGCCTGCCGGTCCTCGGCGGTGACCTCATCGTCGAGGAGACGAAGGCGGGGAAGACCGAGTCGGTCACGAAGTCGTCGAAGGCCGTTCTGAAGAACGTCGACCTCTCCGCGGACGTCACCCCGGCCGTCGCCGAGAAGCAGGCCCTCGGCCTCGCCGTGGCGGACGGTTCGAAGAAGACCGCCGCCGAGCGCGCCCCGCGCAAGGTCGTCTGGGCCGCCAACGGCACCCCGACCCTGGCGTACGAGACGGTCGTCGGCGGGCTCCAGCAGGACGGGACCCCGAACGAGCTGCACGTGATCACGGACGCGGCCACCGGCAAGAAGATCTTCGAGTACCAGGGCGTCGACAACGGCGTGGGCAACACGCAGTACAGCGGCCAGGTCACCCTCGGGTCCCTCCAGTCGGGCTCGACCTGGAACCTGACCGACTCCACGCGCGGCAGCCACAAGACGTACAACCTCAACCGGGGTACGTCGGGCACCGGCACCCTCTTCTCGGGCCCCGACGACGTCTGGGGCAACGGCGTCGCCTCCAACACGGAGACCGCGGGCGCCGACGCCGCCTACGGTGCCGCGGAGACGTGGGACTACTTCAAGAACGTGCACGGGCGCACCGGCATCCGCGGTGACGGAGTCGGCGCGTACTCCCGCGTGCACTACGGCAACAACTACGTCAACGCGTTCTGGCAGGACAGCTGCTTCTGCATGACGTACGGCGACGGCTCGGGCAACGCGAAGCCCCTCACGTCCATCGACGTGGCGGCCCACGAGATGTCCCACGGCGTCACCGCCAACACCGCCGGCCTGATCTACAGCGGTGAGTCGGGCGGCCTCAACGAGGCCACCTCCGACATCTTCGCCGCGGCCGTCGAGTTCTACTCCAACCAGCCCGCGGACCCCGCGGACTACCTGGTCGGCGAGAAGATCGACATCAACGGCAACGGCACCCCGCTGCGCTACATGGACAAGCCGAGCAAGGACGGCGCGTCCAAGGACGCGTGGTACTCGGGCCTCGGCGGCATCGACGTCCACTACTCCTCGGGTCCGGCGAACCACTTCTTCTACCTGCTCTCCGAGGGCAGCGGCGTCAAGACCATCAACGGCGTCACCTACGACTCGCCGACCTCGGACGGCCTGCCGGTGACCGGCATCGGCCGGGCCAAGGCCGAGCAGATCTGGTTCAAGGCGCTCTCCACGAAGTTCGGCACCTCGACGAACTACGCGGCCGCCCGTACCGGCACGCTCGCGGTCGCCAGTGACCTCTACGGCGGCACGAGCAGCGTCGAGTACAAGGCCGTGCAGGACGCCTGGGCCGCCATCAACGTCGGCACCCGCTCGGGCACCCCGCCGCCGGACCCGAGCAAGGTCTTCGAGTCCACCACCCAGGTCGCCATCCCGGACAACGGCGCCGCGGTGACCTCGACGGTCAACGTCACCGGCATCACGGGCAACGCGCCCACCAACCTCCAGGTCAGCGTGGACATCACGCACACCTGGCGCGGTGACCTGGTCATCGACCTGGTGGCCCCGGACGGCACGGCCTACCGTGTCAAGGCGGCCAGCAGCGGCGACTCGGCGGACAACGTGGTCGAGACGTACACCGTGAACGCCTCCTCGGAGGTCGCCAACGGTGCCTGGAAGCTCAAGGTCCAGGACGTCGCGGCGGCGGACACCGGCCGGATCAACAGCTTCAAGCTCCAGTTCTGA